From Haemorhous mexicanus isolate bHaeMex1 chromosome 1, bHaeMex1.pri, whole genome shotgun sequence, one genomic window encodes:
- the LOC132334090 gene encoding transthyretin-like, giving the protein MAFHSAFLVFLAGLALCSEAAPLDPPDAKHPLSVKVVDSVRGSPASNVAVKLYKGAADGSWELLNSQQTNEKGGLPELTTKEQFVAGLYKLELDTASYWKSLGLNPFHQHADVVFTANDAGNRRYKIAVVLSPFSYSTTAVVSEPVE; this is encoded by the exons ATGGCTTTTCATTCTGCATTTCTCGTTTTCTTAGCTGGCCTGGCACTTTGCTCTGAAGCTGCACCGTTG GACCCTCCTGATGCCAAGCATCCTCTTTCTGTAAAAGTCGTGGATTCCGTCCGAGGAAGTCCAGCTTCAAATGTTGCAGTTAAATTATATAAAGGAGCTGCAGATGGATCTTGGGAACTGTTAAATTCACA ACAAACCAATGAAAAAGGAGGTCTCCCAGAGCTTACAACGAAAGAACAATTTGTAGCAGGGTTATACAAGCTTGAGCTTGATACAGCCTCTTACTGGAAGAGTCTGGGCTTGAATCCCTTCCACCAACACGCTGAT gtggTGTTCACAGCTAATGATGCTGGTAATCGGCGTTACAAGATTGCTGTTGTCCTCAGTCCCTTCTCTTACTCAACCACAGCAGTAGTTAGTGAGCCAGTGGAATAA